A genome region from Armatimonadota bacterium includes the following:
- a CDS encoding DUF2993 domain-containing protein, protein MWRSKAVSIIAMSFIVSLCVGCGRAERHAENKIAEALQQRLGPAKSYDVNITGSPMRLLKGKMERLDIVGKDVNLEKGIKLESLNVTVHDLVFDTKTQEIKGASKTSFSATIAQSELAKYLHKNYPDVPELKISLHDGYIDVSARPAVAGVGVNVKTEADIHVKDHHLLILDLKKVSAAGVPAPEFARNYIETKVNPVFDSKDLGFNATVNSLKLAQGSICVAGNLDLVQTSF, encoded by the coding sequence TTGTGGCGCAGTAAAGCTGTTTCGATTATTGCAATGTCATTTATTGTATCGTTGTGTGTGGGATGCGGGCGAGCGGAACGCCATGCCGAAAATAAAATTGCTGAGGCTCTCCAACAGAGATTGGGCCCAGCTAAATCATACGATGTAAATATCACCGGCTCACCAATGAGGCTCCTCAAGGGAAAAATGGAAAGGCTGGACATAGTCGGCAAAGATGTCAACCTCGAAAAAGGCATCAAGCTCGAATCATTGAATGTGACTGTCCACGACCTTGTCTTCGACACAAAGACGCAAGAAATCAAAGGCGCCAGTAAGACCAGTTTTTCTGCGACAATTGCTCAGAGTGAGCTGGCAAAATATCTTCACAAAAATTACCCGGACGTTCCGGAACTCAAGATTTCACTGCATGACGGCTATATAGACGTCTCGGCAAGGCCGGCTGTCGCCGGAGTGGGAGTAAACGTGAAGACAGAAGCGGACATACATGTAAAAGATCATCATCTGCTGATCCTCGATCTCAAAAAGGTTTCTGCCGCAGGCGTGCCCGCCCCCGAATTTGCACGAAACTATATTGAGACAAAAGTCAATCCTGTATTCGACTCCAAGGACCTCGGGTTCAATGCTACAGTAAACTCGCTTAAGCTGGCGCAGGGATCGATCTGTGTTGCAGGGAATTTGGATTTGGTACAAACATCTTTTTGA
- a CDS encoding rod shape-determining protein, giving the protein MAIFSRLFSRFSRAIGIDLGTANTLVHVRGKGILLREPSVIALDSQSRKVLAVGEEAKRMLGRTPGSIIAIRPLKDGVIADFDQTEAMLRGFIRKVNRHNGIFGPRVVVGIPSGVTEVEWRAVKEAAMKAGASEAYTLEEPFAAAIGAGLPVSEPTGSMIVDIGGGTSEVAVISLGGIVTSRSIRVAGDEIDEAIVAYVRRVFNLLIGDRTAEEVKLDIGSAYALQEELTMEVRGRDLISGLPRSAVISSQEIREAIHDPVMEIVEAVKLTLESTPPELAADVMERGIVLAGGGALLRGLDELINVETGMPVHIAPDPLSCVVLGTAKALEESESNTALKKALLGSTRQVQSIS; this is encoded by the coding sequence ATGGCAATCTTCTCCAGATTATTCAGCAGGTTTTCAAGAGCAATAGGCATTGATTTAGGTACGGCAAATACGCTTGTGCATGTGCGTGGTAAAGGTATTTTGCTGCGTGAGCCGAGCGTTATCGCGCTTGATAGTCAGTCCAGAAAGGTTCTCGCCGTCGGCGAAGAAGCAAAACGGATGCTTGGGCGCACGCCGGGCAGCATTATTGCCATCCGGCCTCTCAAGGACGGAGTTATCGCCGACTTCGATCAGACCGAGGCAATGCTCAGGGGCTTTATTAGAAAAGTAAACAGGCACAACGGCATATTCGGGCCACGTGTGGTAGTCGGCATACCGTCGGGTGTGACCGAAGTTGAGTGGCGAGCCGTTAAAGAAGCGGCAATGAAGGCAGGCGCATCGGAGGCTTATACGCTGGAAGAACCGTTTGCTGCCGCAATAGGCGCTGGGCTGCCGGTTAGCGAGCCAACCGGCAGTATGATCGTTGATATCGGCGGCGGGACGAGTGAGGTTGCCGTGATCTCTCTGGGCGGCATCGTCACCAGCCGTTCGATCAGGGTCGCAGGGGATGAAATAGACGAAGCCATCGTGGCCTATGTACGGCGTGTATTTAATCTTCTTATTGGCGACCGCACTGCCGAAGAAGTCAAGCTGGACATCGGATCGGCATATGCACTGCAAGAAGAACTGACAATGGAAGTTCGCGGTAGAGACCTGATTTCCGGCCTGCCCAGGAGTGCCGTCATATCAAGTCAGGAAATACGTGAAGCAATCCATGATCCTGTAATGGAGATTGTCGAAGCCGTGAAGCTGACACTGGAATCCACACCTCCCGAACTGGCAGCGGATGTGATGGAGAGAGGTATTGTGCTTGCGGGCGGCGGGGCACTGCTTCGAGGCTTAGATGAGTTGATAAATGTTGAAACGGGAATGCCTGTGCATATTGCGCCTGACCCGTTGAGCTGTGTGGTGTTGGGTACGGCAAAAGCTTTGGAGGAATCAGAGAGCAACACTGCACTTAAAAAAGCACTGCTTGG